The following nucleotide sequence is from Psychroflexus torquis ATCC 700755.
TAACTTGCGAAGAAGAAGAGGTGCCTGTCCCTCATATTTTTACGGAATTTGGTAGTTTTACGGTTGGTGAAAGTGGAGGTGCCATTTATGAAGTCCTTTACCAAAAACAACAAAATGATCGTGAAAAATGGAATATTATTAATTCTTCTTTTATCACAACTTTACCCGATTCTTGGGCGATTAGTAAGCGTTTTATTATGCTAGCTTTAAACCGTTGGAACGATAGATACGAAAGAGTCCTACTGGGCGGCTTAACCTGTGACAGTGATGATTATTACAATTCGGAACAACATGTGAATGCTATTTATTTGCCTAAGTATGAAAAGGAAAACCCACTATATATAGGCTTTTTCAATACTGGAGCCTATCAAGAAACCATAGGTGGTTTTGGCGGATTGCAGCATTGTTTGATTCCAAGTCCAAAACATATTTTAATTCAAAAGAACGATGACGGAAGTCTGTCAACGAAACTATTTAGTGAACAACAAAAAAGTGAAGATTTACTCAAAATTTTAGGTTATCATGGCGTTTAAAACAAATTATGCAGGAATTCCAGACAAGTATGCCCGTATCGACGAGGCGAAAGTTATTCTAATTCCAGTTCCTTATGATGGAACAAGCTCTTGGCAAAAAGGAGCAGATAAAGGCCCTGAGGCTTTTTTAAAAGCTTCGGAAAATATGGAGTTGTACGATATTGAAACCCGTACTGAAGTCTATAAAAAGGGTATTTATCTTGCGCCAGCAGTTTCAGAGAATAGCTCTCCAGAAAAAATGGTTGAGGCAGTGCATAAAACCACTAAGAATTACATCAATCAAGATAAATTCGTCACTATTTTTGGAGGAGAACATTCGGTTTCAATAGGAACCATAAGGGCTTTTCATGACCATTTTCCAGACCTTACTGTTCTTCAATTAGATGCTCATGCAGATTTGAGGCCCTCTTATGAAGGGAGTACTTGTAATCACGCTTGTGCTCTTCATGAAGCCAGCAAAAAAGGGAACCTTCTTCAAGTAGGTATTCGGTCTATGGATGTTTCTGAAGTAGAACATATGGACGAAAATCGCGTTTACTTTGCTCATGACTTATATGAGGATTGGACTGAAGATGCCATTGGGCAAATGACCCCTAATGTTTTTATAACGATAGATCTAGACGCTTTTGATCCTTCTATTATGCCTTCTACAGGAACTCCCGAGCCAGGTGGACTTTTTTGGTATGAGACTTTAGAATTCTTAAAAGAAATTTTCAAAAAGAAAAATGTGGTCGGATTTGATATTGTTGAGCTCTGTCCCAATGAAAAGGATAAATCTTCAGACTTTCTTGCTGCGAAACTTTATTATAAAATGTTGAGCTATAAGTTTAAATATGAAGATGGATATAAAGAGGATGAGGAGTAGATTTTAAAGGTTTGATAAATAGAAAAGAGAAAAGAGGAAAAAGAAAAAAGAGAATAGAACAAAGAGAGAATAGAACAAAGAGAGAATAGAACAAAGAGAGAATAGAAAAGAGAAAATAGAAAAAAGAGGAAAAAGAGAATAGAACAAGGAGGAAATAGTAAAAGAGGATAGAGAGAGAATTGAACAAAGAGAGAATAGAGGAAAATAGAACAAGGAGTTTAGGGAAAAGAGCAAGGAGGAAATAGAAAAAGGTGTGTAAAGAGTAAGAAATGATTTAAGTACTGATGAAAATTTAAAGTTGAGTGTATTATTTTAAAATCACTTCTAATGGCTAAAAGGCACAACTATAAAAATTTGACTATTTGGAAATTGGGTCTTGAAATTGCTTTCAATATTTCTGATATTATAAAAAAGTTCCCTGAAATTGAAAGATTTGCACTCTCTGATCAAATGAATCGTTGTTCGATTTCTATACCGAGTAATATAGCAGAAGGCTCCGCTAGAAGTCAAAAAAGCTTTAAATATTATGTAAATATAGCAATGGGTTCTTCTTTTGAATTAGTCACACAATTAATTATTGCCAAACATAGAGCATATATTACAGAAGCCGAATTTGAAATGATAGAGGCTAAGATTGAGCATTTTCAACGAATGGCATCTGGTTTTCAAAATCAACTTTAAGTTAGGGAGAAGGACGGGAGAAGAGAAGAGAAGAGAAGAGAAAAAAGAACAAAGAAGAGAGCAAATGTGAAAGTACAAGGAGAAAAGAACAAAGACTAGAAGAGAAAAAAGGTGGAAGAACAAAGAAAATAGAAAAAAGAACAGAGAAGAGAGCAAAGGTGAAAGAACAAAGAAAATAGAAAAAAGAACAGAGAAGAGAGCAAAGGTGAAAGACCAAGGAGAAAAGAACAAAGACTAGAAGAGAAAAAAGGTGGAAGAACAAATAGAAGAGAAAATAGAAGAGAACAAGGACAAAGAAAGACAGAGAATAAAGAAAATAGAGTAAAGAAGTTAGCCAATAAAAAAATTAGAGTTTTTTAAAAAGATATTGAATGGCTAAAATCTACATCTTTTTGAAATTTAAATACAACTATTAAAGTCCTTTTTCTTTGTTCTATTATCTTTTCTATTGTTTAAATTATATAAAAAAAATATGGGTAAACCTATTACAGACTTTATTGAAAAGTACTTTCTCCATTTTAATGCGGCAAGCCTAGTAGATGCTGCTAAAGCATACGGAAAGCAATTGGAGGGAGGGTCAAAGATGTTGGTATCTTTAGCTGGGGCTATGAGTACAGCCGAACTTGGTAAAATATTTGCTGAGATGATTCGTCAGGACAAGGTACATATCATTTCTTGTACTGGGGCTAATTTAGAAGAAGACGTCATGAACTTGGTGGCTCATTCTCATTATAAGCGTGTTCCAGAATACAGAGATTTAACCCCCAAAGATGAGTGGAATTTACTAGAAAAAGGTTTAAATCGAGTTACCGACACCTGTATTCCAGAAGAAGAGGCCTTTAGACGTATACAGAAGCATATCGTAAAAATCTGGAAAGAGGCTGAAGCTAAAGGAGAACGCTATTTACCTCATGAGTATTTGTATAAACTTCTGCTTTCTGATGTTTTGGAGGAGCATTACGAAATCGATCTTAAAGATTCTTGGATGTATGCAGCTGCGGAAAAGAACCTGCCTATTGTAGTTCCAGGATGGGAAGATAGTACGATGGGGAATATATTTGCTAGCTATGTCATGAAAGGAGAGCTTAAAGCATCTACGGTTAAATCTGGGATTGAGTATATGACGTTCCTAGCCGATTGGTATACCGAAAATTCTAGACAAGGTATAGGATTTTTCCAGATTGGTGGTGGTATTGCTGGTGATTTCCCAATTTGTGTAGTTCCAATGCTTTACCAAGATATGGAAAGAACCGATACTCCTTTTTGGAGCTATTTCTGTCAAATATCAGATTCAACGACAAGTTATGGGTCGTATTCTGGAGCAGTTCCAAATGAGAAAATCACTTGGGGAAAACTGGATATAAATACTCCGAAATTCATTATTGAAAGTGACGCTACTATAGTAGCACCGTTAATTTTTGCTTACCTATTAGAGATGTAATTTTAGTTATCCTCCTTGCTAACCGTACTTAATACCAATTTATTTATGCGACATTATAAATTTAATTTGGTACAAGACCTTCAGAACTCATCTTCACTATTGATCTTGATTTTAAATGGAGGGGTATTTTGATGCTTATTTCCTGAGAGCTTATAATTAACTTTGCACTAAATCTATTTAATTTTTTTTGTCAAGATTTTCTTCTGAAGTTAATTGATATTAACCCAAATTACTTTTATATGTCCGCCGAGAATTCTCCCAAAATTGAACAAATTGAGTTAAAATATCTCTCCTTAAAAGATTTTGAAGCTTTAAAAGAAGTCTTTATTGAAATTTATGGAGATGCTCCAGATGCGTATTGGAAAAAGGATGAGTTGAGGGGTTTGATAGATGTTTTCCCTGAAGGTCAAGTGGTGATTTTAATCAACGGAGATTTAGCTGGTTGTGCTTTTTCGATAATAGTAGACTATGGAAAGTTGTCTGATCACCATACTTACGATGATATTGCTGGGGATAGTAAATTTAAAAACCACACGGAATTTGGGGATATGCTTTATGGAATTGATGTTATCATAAAAAAAGAATATCGAGGTTTAAAGCTTGGAAGACGCCTTTACGACTACAGAAAAGAATTGACGGAGCAGCTTAACCTCAAGGGAATTGTCTTTGGTGGGAGAATCCCTAATTACTATAAGGTTTCTCATGAAATCACTCCCAAAGAGTACATCCAAAAAGTGAGAACTAAGGAAATAGACGATCCCGTCTTGAATTTCCAATTGTCCAACGACTTTAGGCCTGTACGGATCTTATCGAACTATCTAGATGGAGACAAAGACTCTAAAGAATATGCAGTGCTAATGCAGTGGGATAATATCTATTATGAAAAACAAACCAAAGTCCCTACCAACCAAAAAAGTGAAGTAAGGATTGGGTTGGTGCAATGGCAGATGCGTTCCTATAGCAGCTTGGAAGAATTACTTCATCAGGTTGAGTATTTTGTAGAATCGCTTTCGGGTTACCGATCGGATTTTGCTTTGTTTCCGGAGTTTTTTAATGCGCCTTTGATGTCGAAGTATAATCACTTGAGCGAGCCTGAGGCAATTAGAGAATTGGCTAAGTATACAGAACCTATCAAAAATAAAATGTCCGAATTATCTATTGCTTATAACATTAATATTATTTCAGGGAGTATGCCTGAAATGATTAATAACAAGCTATATAATGTCGGCTATTTGTGTATGAGAGATGGCAGCACAGAGCGCTATGAGAAGATACATGTTACTCCAGACGAAGCCAAGATTTGGGGTATGCAAAAAGGAAGTGAGTTTAAGGTTTTTGATACCGATTGCGGTAAAATAGGGATCTTGATTTGCTATGATGTTGAGTTTCCGGAGCTTTCTAGGATTTTGGCTAAAGAAGGGATGGATATTCTTTTTGTTCCTTTCCTAACGGATACTCAAAATGGATTTTCTCGAGTTAAACTTTGCGCTCAAGCTAGAGCAGTAGAAAATGAATGCTATGTGGCTATAGCAGGAAGTGTAGGTAATTTACCTAAGGTCCATAATATGGATATTCAATACGCTCAGTCTGCAGTCTTCACCCCTTCAGATTTTGCGTTTCCTAGTGATGGGATCAAAGCTCAGACTACGCCAAATACAGAAATGATATTGATTGCCGATGTAGACCTATTAGCTTTAAGAGAACTCCATAACTTTGGGAGTGTCAAAAACCTAAAGGATATTAGAAACGATCTGTATACGTTGACCAGAAAGGAGTAGGGTTTTAATTTCTTGTTATTTTCAATTTGATAAAGGGTATAACGTTGGTTTTTATAGATTGATCTGTTTTCTGTATTTTAGTCATTATTAAACGATGAATTATGGATTGGACATTGAAGAATTTAGGTTTTTTTTTACTGAGTCTCACACTAGGGTCTACAGCTTCTAAGGAGAATATAGCTGGAGATTGTTTTTACGATTTGAGTGAAATTGTAGGATTTCCTCAAACGACTTGCAAGCCAGATCCGAATTACAGCTATTCCACAGATCCAGACTACTTAAACAACTTTTCAGAATTAATTGTGCCTTTAGTGTTTTGGGGAATTAATCAAGATGATGGAAGTAATGATGATTTTTTGACTGAATCTAAAGTTCGAGAGTCGGTGGATCTCTTAAATTCTGCTTTCGCAGACATGAAGATTTGTTTTAAACTTCAAGAATTGAAGTATGTCAATGACTCTGAAATCTATTGGACAGATTATTACAAGTTTAATAAATATATCCGTGAAAACGACTATTCCAAACCTGCAGCTTTGAATGTTTATATCCCCTATAGATTTACTAATAATGATAATAGCTTAAGAGGAGGAAAATGGTCCGCAAATCAATTTGCAGTTAATATGCTAAATTATAATACGGGTATACTCCCTCATGAAGTGGGTCATATTTTGGGGCTACTGCACACACATGCAGGAGCAAAAGCAGTTAATTGTGAACAGGTTATTAGAGATGAAGAAGATCCAGATTACAATGCCAGATGCTCTGGGGATAGAGTTACAGATACTAACGCTATACCAAGTCTTTATGGTAAGTTCCACTTAATAGACACCCATTGTGAATACGTTGGAAATCTAGTGGATTGTAAAGGAACACCTTATACGATTTCAGAACAAGACGTACGCAACTTTATGGCTTACACTCAGCATTTCTGCAGGTCGGTATTCACTGTTGGTCAAGGTATAAGAGTAAGGGAGTTTATAAAAAACAAAAGAGCTCTAAAAAAGTTGGAGTTTGTAAGCAATAAATAAAATAGGCGTGTTGAAATTTCAATACGCCTTTTTTAGTTATAGCAAGATAACTCTAGTCTCTTCCTAGATAAATACTTATGAAATATAATAAAGTAGCTAACGAACCTATTGCTGCAACTACATAAGTTCTAGCAGCCCATTTTAAAGAATCTTCAGACATTTTGTACTCTTCTTGATTCACTATATTGTGATCTTTTAGCCAAGCAAGGGCTCTATTGCTAGCATCATACTCTACAGGTAATGTAATAAAGCTAAAAAGAGTTCCCAGTCCAAACATGATAATTCCAGCTAGTAGAACCATTTGGCCAACACCCACAGAAACCATAGTCATTAATATAAGACCTCCAAAAATGACCCATTGACTCCATTGCGAAGCTACACTCACAAGGGGGACAAGTTGACTCCTCATTTCCAGCCAAGAATAGGCTTTAGCATGTTGTACAGCATGACCTACCTCGTGAGCAGCAACAGCTGCAGCTGCGGCATTTCTTTCGTTGTAAACACTTTCGCTGAGGTTGATTGTTTTTTTTGTGGGATGATAATGATCGGTTAATTGTCCTGGTGTTGAAATGACTTTCACATCATAGATATGATGATCTTCTAGCATTTTCTTGGCGATTTCTGCACCACTCATTCCATTCTGAAGTTGAATTTTAGAATATTTTTTAAATTTCTTCTTTAGTGTGTTACTCACGTACCAGCTCACAAGTAGTATGGCTCCAATTAATATATAGTATCCCATCATTTCGTTATAGTTTTTATAATAATTATTTCATCAAAAGTTTGACCAAAACCTCATTTGTCATGTCTATTTTTCAAATATAAATTCCAAAGTTTCTAGATCTGCATTTTCATTATCACTACTCCCAAGGTCAAGATATTCGTTCACCTGAGCTCTAGTGATAGTAAATTTTAAAAGGTCGTTGTCAAGCTGAACAGAAACACGTTCTGTTGTTGTAGAATTATCGATGGTGGTAGTGGCTGTCAAAATTCCATTTTCTAAACCATAACTACCGGTGTTGAGAGTATCTGTGCAGCTGATTTCATTATTATTTTCTCCTATAAAATCAAGTTTTGGATAAGTAAAGGTAAAGGTGTCATTTTCAAAATTAATCGCCATGGTTGAAAAGCAATCGGTTTCAAGCCTTAGATTTGTATTTGAAATTCCATCGTTATTTAAGTCTGTAGGTTCATTTGCATTTAGTTCAACCAAAAACCAATCCCCTTGAATATCACTTTTGGATAATGCTTGAGGAGTGTTATCGTCGTTGCTACATCCCAAAAGAATAAAGCTTACTAAAAGGGTATAAACACACTTTATTAATTTCATAAGTCAATTTATTTCAAGCTAAAGTACTATCTAAATACTTGAAAATAAATACACTTAACAAAATATTCTAGAGCATACCTTGCTATATAAATTTATAATCGTAAATTTGCAAACTTATTTTCATGACATTGAAAGTAAAAGGAATGTTTAATTATTTAAAAATTTAAGTGTGGATACATTAAGTTACAAAACGGTTTCTACCAACAAATCAACTGCAGATAAGCAATGGGTTGTTGTAGATGCCGCCGGACAATCTCTTGGACGTGTATCTTCTATTGTTGCCAAATTTTTGAGAGGTAAGTACAAACCTAGTTTTAGCCCTCATGTAGACTGTGGAGACAACGTAATTGTTGTTAACGCTGAAAAAGTCAACTTGACAGGTAAGAAGTGGGACTCAAAAAATTATATCCGATATACAGGATATCCAGGTGGACAAAGAAGTTTAACAGCTCAAGAAGTATTTGACAAGAGCCCAGAGCGTCTTGTTGAAAAATCTGTAAAGGGAATGCTGCCTAAAAACAAATTAGGTTCAGCATTGTTTAGAAATCTTCGAGTCTTTACAGGCGAGGAGCACAGTTTAAGTGCTCAAAAACCAAAAGAAATTAATATAAACGAACTAGTGTAAATGGATACAATTCACAAAATTGGCCGTAGAAAAACAGCCGTAGCTAGAGTTTATCTTTCTGAGGGTAAAGGTGAAATTACAGTTAACAAGAAAAAAGTTAGCGAGTATTTTACAACAGGACCTTTACTTTATAAAATAAATCAAGCCCTTATATTGACAGGGAATGAGGATAGATTTGATATCAATGTAAATGTCTTTGGTGGAGGTATTACCGGACAAGCAGAAGCTATCAGACTTGCCTTATCCAGAGCAATGTGCGAGCTAGACCCAGAAAATAGAACTACTCTAAAACCAGAGGGATTACTTACTAGAGATCCTAGAATGGTTGAGCGTAAAAAATTCGGTCAGAAAAAGGCAAGAAAGAAATTCCAATTCTCAAAACGTTAATCGAGAATTTCCTTCACAAATTGAAATTATTAACAGTTCAATTTTTTGTTGTTATCTGGAGTGCAAACCCAGAGTTAGTTTAGCATCTAAATGAATAAGGTCACTATTAATTGCAACTTATTTATTGCTATCCCAACAGAAGAACGTAAACTAAAACAAAAATGGCAAACCCAATAGTAGTCAAGGATTTACTTGACGCTGGTGTACATTTCGGACACCTTACCAGACGATGGAATCCAAACATGGCTCCCTATGTATACATGGAGCGTAATGGTATTCACATCATCAACCTTTACAAGACAGTTGCTAAAATGGAAGAAGCTGGAGAAGCTCTTTCTAGAATTGCAGCAAGCGGAAGAAAAATACTTTTCGTCGCTACCAAAAAACAAGCTAAAGAAATTGTAGCTCAAGAATCTCAAAGAGCTCAGATGCCTTATATCACTGAAAGGTGGCCTGGTGGAATGTTGACAAATTTTGTCACCATTAGAAAATCAGTCAAAAAAATGGCAACTGTAGACCGTATGAAAAAAGACGGAACTTTCAATTCTCTTTCTAAAAAGGAAAGATTGCAAGTTGACAGGATGAGAGCTAAGCTTGAGAAAAACTTGGGGTCTATTTCAGAAATGTCTAGATTACCTGCTGCAATATTCGTTGTAGATACTTTAAGAGAACATATTGCGGTAAAAGAAGCACAAAAATTAAACATTCCTGTTTTTGCATTGGTAGATACTAACTCTAATCCTAGAGATGTAGATTATGCTATCCCTGCTAATGACGATGCTTCAAAATCTATCCATAAAGTTATGTCTTATATGACAGACTCTATTCTTGAAGGTTTAAACGAACGTAAAGACGGTAAAGACAGCGGAGAAGACAAACCTGCTAAAGCTAAAAAAGAAGCTAATGCTGATGAGAAGCCAGCTAAAGCCGAGAAAAAAGCAACAGCAGTAGAAGAAGCTCCTGAAAATAAAGCTAAAGAAGAAACTAATACTGAAGCCCAACCAGCAAACGCTGAAGAAAAAGCGGCAGTAGTAGAAGAAGTTCCAACTGAGAAAGCTGAGCCCAAAAAACCAGCTGGAGAAGAGAATAAAGCTTCAGAATAAAATAGACTAAACTATAAAAAGTCGCTTAGGTTTATGCTTAAGCGACTTTCATGTTAACACAAAATACATATATCATGGCAAAAATTACGGCTGCTGAAGTCAATAAGCTAAGAAAAAGCACTGGTGCTGGAATGATGGATTGTAAAAAAGCTCTTGTAGAAAGCGAGGGTGATTTTGACAAGGCTATCGAAATTTTAAGAAAAAGAGGTCAAAAAGTAGCAGCAAAAAGGGCAGATCGAGATTCTTCTGAAGGTGCTGTTATTGCTTGTGTAAACGATGATGCTACTAAAGGTGCAATCGTTTCTTTAAACTGTGAAACTGATTTCGTTGCAAAAAACGATTCGTTTACAAAAATGGCTCATGATTTCGCAAACTTAGCACTTGGTGTTGAGACGAAAGAAGAGTTGCTTAAACTAGATTACAACGGAATTACAGTTGAAGAAAAATTAACTGAACAAACCGGAGTCATTGGAGAGAAAATTGAAATTGGAGATTTTAGAATTTTAAAAGCAGCGTTCGTTGGGTCTTATATCCATGCTGGTAATAAAATTGCAGTTTTAACAGGTCTTTCTAAGTCCGCTGAAGGTGCAGAAGAGGTTGCTAAAGAAGTTTCTATGCAAGCTGCTGCCATGAATCCAGTAGCACTAAATGAAGCAGGAGTCGATCAAACTACCATAGATAAAGAGATCGAAATTGCAAAAGATCAATTGAGGCAAGAAGGGAAACCTGAAAATATGCTAGACAAAATTGCTGAAGGAAAAATTAAGCGTTTCTTTAAAGACAATACTCTTGTGAATCAAGATTTTATCAAGGACAATAAAACGTCTGTTGCCCAACACGTTAAAACATTGGGTGATGTTGAAATTGTAGCTTTTGAGAGAGTTGCTTTAGGATAATCTTACAGTATAAATACAAAAAGCCCTTTCGTGTTTGCGGAAGGGCTTTTTTTGTGGGTAAAAATGAGGAACATAACTCATTTATCAGAATAAGATAATCCCTATATTTGCAAAACTTTATTTAAAAATTTACCATGCAGTATAAACGTGTTTTACTTAAACTCTCTGGAGAAGCTCTTATGGGCAATCGTAAATATGGAATTGATCCTAAGCGATTAGACGATTACGCTAAGGAGATTAAAAGTATAATCAATAAAGGGGTGGAAGTCGCGATTGTAATAGGTGGAGGTAATATTTTTAGGGGTATAGCTGGAGCTAGCAAAGGTATGGATCGAGTTCAAGGGGACAATATGGGCATGCTTGCTACTGTAATTAATGGTCTTGCCTTACAGAGCTCTTGTGAAGATAATGGAATGCAAACTAGGTTACAGTCTGCTATTAAAATCAATGAAGTTGCAGAACCTTTTATAAGACGTAAAGCGATAAGACACCTAGAAAAAGGAAGAGTAGTTATTTTTGGTGGAGGAACGGGTAATCCATATTTTACGACAGATTCTGCTGCTGTGCTCAGGGCTATAGAAATGGAAGCGGATGTGATTTTGAAAGGAACTCGAGTAGATGGTATTTACACATCAGATCCAGAAAGCAATACTGATGCCACAAAATTTGATTTTATCAGTTTTGATGATGTATTAAAAAAAGGCTTGAAAGTGATGGATACCACTGCATTTACCTTGAGCCAAGAAAATAAATTACCCATCATAGTGTTTGATATGAACACCCCAGGAAATTTATTGAGAATTATCTCTGGAGAAAATATTGGAACTAAAGTTAATTTATAGAATTAAATGTCATGAATGAAGAAATAGAATTTATTATAGATAGTACCAAAGAATCCATGGAGCAAGCTATCCAACATTTAAGAAAACAGTTGGCAAGCATTAGAGCAGGGAAAGCAAATCCTTCGATGCTATCTTCGGTAATGGTTCAATACTATGGGGCTAAAACACCTATAAGTCAAGTGAGTAATATCAATACTCCAGATGCTAGGACGTTGACCATCCAACCCTTTGAAAAAAGCATTATCAAAGATATTGAAAAGGGTATTATGAATGCTAATTTAGGATTTAACCCGATGAACAATGGGGAAAGTGTTATCATAAACGTACCTCCACTAACAGAAGAAAGGCGTCTTCAACTTTCTAAAAAAGCCAAAGCTGAAGCTGAAGAGGCTAAAATTGGTGTTAGAAACGACAGGAGAAACGCTATGAATGAGATTAAAAAAGCAGACCTTCCAGAAGATGTTCAAAAAGATACTGAAGACGATATACAGAAATTAACCGATTCTTTTATTGAAGAGATTGATAAAATCTACGCGAGTAAAGAAAAAGAAATCATGACCGTTTAATCTCAACGGACAATTCGTTTTATAAGTTCAGCATTTGAAAATTCAATATCTCTTCACGTTTTCACTATTCATCTTTGTGTTGAGCTCCAATGCTCAATCTATAGTTTCAGGAAAAATTGTTGAAAACACAATAAAAGAGTCCCCCATCTCTAACGCTGTTTTGATGACCAGTCAACAGCGTTATTTTTTTTCCAACCATGCGGGAGAGTTTAGATTTGAATTGAATCCCAGTGAGCATGTCGACCAAATCTTGGCGAAAGGCTTTTTGGTTTATAATCAGGAAAATCTCTCTTCTCTTATCAAAATGCAACCTTCAGAAGCCTCAACAGGAACACTTCTTAAAGGGTCAAAAATAGCTGAAGTAACCAAACGGCAAGTAGCTTCTATGAACTTTAAGTTCAAGAGTTTTAGTAAGACGGTAATCAGTAACGGAGCTCCAGATTTTGTATTAAGAAAAGACTTGGATTTTAGATTAACTCAGAGTAGGGGTCTTCAGCAAAAAATAAATGCAATAGGAGTAGAAGGTCTTGAAGGGGTAGTTCCACAAATGGTAAATAAAGACATCCACTTTTTTAATTGGTTTCAAACTTATATTAAAATTTTCGAAGAGCAATTTGTCTCTCCATTCAATACCTTGAGCAAAGTCAATTATGAATTTTATTCGATTTATGAAGATGCTCAATTAGAAATCATAAGTATTGAGCCCCTATCAAAAAGATTTCAAAGATCGTTTAAAGGGGTGCTAGTTTTAGATAAATCTTCCTTGAAATTCAAAAAAATTCAAGTCACTCTCAATGCAGATTACAAGTTGTCGCTGTCAACTGAATTTGATGATAAGTTAGGATTACCAGTATCCACAGAGCTATCCATTTCCCCAGGAGATGGAGGGGAAAAAGTATCATTTTTTGAAGGAGGTTTAGATTTTGGCCGTATACAAAAGAAAAATCCTAAACACGATAAGGCTGAATTAGTCCACCAGCAGATTTACTTTGACTACAAAAGCGGAGATACTGTAGCCCCTTTCCTTAAGCAACTAAGTAAAATCCTTGAGGATCGAGATTATACTGTTCCATATGCGTATTGGGAGGAATTGAATTATGACTTCATAAAAGGAAAAGTTCTTGATACATTAGCTTTAAGGCTATATGTCGACAAGGAAAATGTAAAGAATCGAGTTAAGAGAATTTCAGCATTTGATGCAGGCT
It contains:
- the rpsB gene encoding 30S ribosomal protein S2 is translated as MANPIVVKDLLDAGVHFGHLTRRWNPNMAPYVYMERNGIHIINLYKTVAKMEEAGEALSRIAASGRKILFVATKKQAKEIVAQESQRAQMPYITERWPGGMLTNFVTIRKSVKKMATVDRMKKDGTFNSLSKKERLQVDRMRAKLEKNLGSISEMSRLPAAIFVVDTLREHIAVKEAQKLNIPVFALVDTNSNPRDVDYAIPANDDASKSIHKVMSYMTDSILEGLNERKDGKDSGEDKPAKAKKEANADEKPAKAEKKATAVEEAPENKAKEETNTEAQPANAEEKAAVVEEVPTEKAEPKKPAGEENKASE
- the tsf gene encoding translation elongation factor Ts; protein product: MAKITAAEVNKLRKSTGAGMMDCKKALVESEGDFDKAIEILRKRGQKVAAKRADRDSSEGAVIACVNDDATKGAIVSLNCETDFVAKNDSFTKMAHDFANLALGVETKEELLKLDYNGITVEEKLTEQTGVIGEKIEIGDFRILKAAFVGSYIHAGNKIAVLTGLSKSAEGAEEVAKEVSMQAAAMNPVALNEAGVDQTTIDKEIEIAKDQLRQEGKPENMLDKIAEGKIKRFFKDNTLVNQDFIKDNKTSVAQHVKTLGDVEIVAFERVALG
- the pyrH gene encoding UMP kinase; this encodes MQYKRVLLKLSGEALMGNRKYGIDPKRLDDYAKEIKSIINKGVEVAIVIGGGNIFRGIAGASKGMDRVQGDNMGMLATVINGLALQSSCEDNGMQTRLQSAIKINEVAEPFIRRKAIRHLEKGRVVIFGGGTGNPYFTTDSAAVLRAIEMEADVILKGTRVDGIYTSDPESNTDATKFDFISFDDVLKKGLKVMDTTAFTLSQENKLPIIVFDMNTPGNLLRIISGENIGTKVNL
- the frr gene encoding ribosome recycling factor, which gives rise to MNEEIEFIIDSTKESMEQAIQHLRKQLASIRAGKANPSMLSSVMVQYYGAKTPISQVSNINTPDARTLTIQPFEKSIIKDIEKGIMNANLGFNPMNNGESVIINVPPLTEERRLQLSKKAKAEAEEAKIGVRNDRRNAMNEIKKADLPEDVQKDTEDDIQKLTDSFIEEIDKIYASKEKEIMTV
- a CDS encoding DUF5686 family protein, with the translated sequence MKIQYLFTFSLFIFVLSSNAQSIVSGKIVENTIKESPISNAVLMTSQQRYFFSNHAGEFRFELNPSEHVDQILAKGFLVYNQENLSSLIKMQPSEASTGTLLKGSKIAEVTKRQVASMNFKFKSFSKTVISNGAPDFVLRKDLDFRLTQSRGLQQKINAIGVEGLEGVVPQMVNKDIHFFNWFQTYIKIFEEQFVSPFNTLSKVNYEFYSIYEDAQLEIISIEPLSKRFQRSFKGVLVLDKSSLKFKKIQVTLNADYKLSLSTEFDDKLGLPVSTELSISPGDGGEKVSFFEGGLDFGRIQKKNPKHDKAELVHQQIYFDYKSGDTVAPFLKQLSKILEDRDYTVPYAYWEELNYDFIKGKVLDTLALRLYVDKENVKNRVKRISAFDAGYFPVGSVDVDLTRLIKLNNYEGLRLGLGLQTNQSFSEKYRIGGFTAYGTQDGNFKYGLNVGKLLNADTSTWLNAFYDNDIEEVGANSYLTDQRVYSLFEPRLVNITFFYKYKKYGLSLQHNFTPQLMSELKVDKNNISQTRAYAFENDGNLFENYNLTTATFGLRWTPNTTYSKVGERIYIDDEFTPEITAQLSQSIEGVLDGDFSFTKLSAKIDYDFQHSWGSLSSIELGGDLGFGDIPLMHTFHAFPNSPNKPTVLNRFSVAGVKSFETMYFNEFFSTKLATLHLKHRLAPFKLSNTIQPELVLISRHAIGDFQNPELHQNIAFNTLSQGYNEAALEINKLFFGFGLSFAYRYGAYHLPEFEDNLSLKFTFYLKL